The proteins below come from a single Thermotoga sp. KOL6 genomic window:
- a CDS encoding DUF505 domain-containing protein has translation MVITKRHATLLKKLYESGTEFDVSSWETFDKETLWHLELAGLVKPVGVEMYDLTFAGNILGETLIEMVERRILKDPQEWDDSFRWIGSEVISMIRYSKSALSKVRGNIMEALEKRGFAKEGILTPYAHTLDEIYNAAHPRLVINSKIANYLRKLLPGPGESNSLPLEGEVLLQLESMRMIAFSVPKSDIYALTGLGQQIRAALLKGLVVTDELVLNEIVLDTVAKVYRGENVSDFEKNVLFERGLIDWTGQLHPMAEHLYLAWRIYREGPYMTTPSFQISEDEVQVLRLIKTLWKEHEKNPDIFPEEKQIKERVNWEWKRKDLTIKLALYNLEGFGLLKSREHTHGGRKTLVYELTEHGEEVLEDQKSRLRTITGMGVKSITMTRKEFAAPNVEWYEQARVEGLVSDSAPTSSGYLYAKLSTTVERRPLITKTEMKVLRKIPFKTGVFVEDLNLSEDERIALDSLEAKNLVEIFPTNLVTLTTAGQLMKRALSAAPDDVESPVTPLVIRLLQSIRKIGVQPKEKRIRINPESWKFIERELGVDPETFDDTINLCRISKFITENALTEAGTALLMAIDELAKREYPWVEI, from the coding sequence CTTAGGTGAGACGCTCATTGAAATGGTCGAACGAAGGATTTTAAAGGATCCTCAAGAGTGGGATGATTCATTCAGATGGATTGGATCAGAAGTTATTTCTATGATACGTTACTCTAAATCCGCCTTGTCAAAGGTGCGAGGAAATATTATGGAAGCCTTAGAGAAACGTGGTTTTGCCAAGGAAGGCATTCTAACCCCTTACGCACACACTCTCGATGAGATTTACAATGCTGCCCATCCTAGACTCGTTATAAACTCGAAAATAGCGAATTACTTGAGGAAACTTCTACCGGGACCTGGAGAATCCAATTCGTTACCTTTGGAAGGAGAAGTTCTCCTTCAACTTGAGTCAATGAGGATGATAGCATTCTCTGTGCCAAAATCCGACATTTACGCTCTAACTGGTCTCGGACAGCAAATAAGGGCTGCTCTTCTGAAAGGACTTGTTGTGACAGATGAACTCGTTCTTAACGAAATTGTGCTTGACACCGTTGCAAAGGTTTACAGGGGAGAAAATGTGAGCGATTTTGAAAAAAACGTGTTGTTTGAACGTGGTCTTATCGACTGGACCGGTCAGCTTCATCCGATGGCAGAACATCTTTATCTTGCGTGGAGGATTTACAGAGAGGGTCCATATATGACAACTCCTTCTTTCCAAATTTCCGAAGACGAAGTACAAGTGTTGAGGCTAATAAAGACCCTTTGGAAAGAACACGAAAAAAATCCAGATATATTCCCGGAAGAAAAGCAGATAAAGGAAAGAGTAAATTGGGAGTGGAAACGAAAGGATTTAACGATAAAACTGGCTCTTTACAATCTGGAGGGATTTGGGCTTTTGAAATCGCGGGAACACACACATGGTGGTCGAAAAACCCTTGTGTACGAACTCACGGAACACGGCGAAGAAGTTCTTGAAGATCAAAAGAGCAGGCTGAGAACGATAACAGGAATGGGTGTAAAGTCGATCACGATGACAAGGAAAGAATTTGCGGCTCCTAATGTAGAATGGTACGAACAGGCAAGAGTGGAAGGACTGGTAAGTGACAGCGCTCCCACTTCCTCTGGATACCTCTATGCAAAACTCTCAACAACTGTAGAAAGAAGGCCACTGATCACTAAAACGGAAATGAAAGTTCTGAGAAAGATACCGTTTAAAACAGGGGTTTTTGTTGAAGATTTGAATCTCAGCGAAGATGAACGAATAGCTTTAGATAGCCTTGAAGCTAAGAACTTGGTGGAAATCTTTCCAACAAATCTTGTCACACTGACAACGGCGGGTCAGCTCATGAAGAGAGCTCTTTCCGCAGCGCCCGATGATGTTGAATCTCCAGTGACGCCTTTGGTTATAAGATTATTGCAATCTATTAGGAAAATAGGGGTTCAACCCAAGGAGAAAAGGATCAGAATAAACCCCGAAAGTTGGAAATTCATTGAGAGAGAATTGGGTGTTGATCCTGAGACATTCGACGATACTATCAACCTCTGCAGAATCTCTAAATTCATCACGGAAAATGCTCTCACTGAAGCAGGAACAGCTCTTCTCATGGCGATCGATGAATTGGCGAAAAGAGAATATCCTTGGGTTGAAATTTAA
- a CDS encoding ATP-binding protein: MLLFSLIPKARKSDLFGREKELEELNKLINIYPIVVVTGVRRVGKSSLIKVFLNEKRIPHLIVDGRKLYESSHGHISSTHLCKVLSDELSKFSKSQAILNLLKRIRGISVSGTSLEINPKELSLTDLIERFNTIVEHQKKPFVFFFDEAQYFKYYGSRGGNDLLALFSYSHDQLENVRILITGSEIGTLHDFLKIENYKSPLYGRGVGFLNLEPFSLEQSVKFLKKGFEELNRKVNFDLEETARKMNGIPGYLVLFGIKYLETEDERVAFEEVFHTASLLFEQELIELGKRSPRYIFLLKQIAKGINTWSYLKSSFHAKGDRIGDSRLYSLLKTLERMSFVKKENGVYKIVDPILERILRD; encoded by the coding sequence GTGTTGCTCTTCTCACTCATTCCAAAAGCAAGGAAATCAGATCTTTTTGGTAGAGAAAAAGAGTTAGAGGAACTCAACAAACTTATTAATATCTATCCTATCGTCGTTGTTACAGGTGTCAGAAGGGTGGGGAAGTCTTCATTGATTAAAGTATTTCTAAATGAGAAGAGAATACCACACCTGATCGTAGATGGGAGAAAACTCTACGAATCTTCACATGGTCACATCTCTTCAACACATCTTTGTAAAGTTCTGAGCGATGAATTATCCAAATTCTCTAAATCTCAAGCGATATTGAACCTTCTTAAAAGAATCCGTGGAATCAGTGTGAGCGGTACTTCTTTGGAAATCAATCCAAAGGAGCTTAGTCTTACAGATTTGATCGAGAGATTCAACACAATTGTTGAGCATCAAAAGAAACCATTTGTTTTCTTTTTCGACGAAGCTCAGTACTTCAAGTATTACGGCTCAAGGGGTGGGAATGATCTTCTGGCTCTTTTTTCTTATTCTCATGATCAGCTCGAGAATGTACGCATCTTAATCACGGGATCTGAAATCGGAACACTTCACGATTTTTTGAAAATCGAGAATTACAAATCTCCTCTATACGGGAGAGGTGTAGGTTTTCTCAATTTAGAGCCGTTTTCCCTAGAACAGAGTGTGAAGTTCTTGAAAAAAGGATTCGAAGAACTTAACAGAAAAGTCAATTTCGATCTTGAAGAGACGGCTAGAAAGATGAATGGGATACCAGGTTATCTTGTTTTGTTCGGGATAAAATATCTGGAAACTGAAGATGAAAGAGTAGCTTTCGAAGAAGTCTTCCATACAGCAAGTCTTCTGTTTGAACAGGAGCTCATTGAATTAGGGAAAAGAAGTCCTCGTTATATTTTCTTACTCAAACAGATTGCCAAGGGAATAAACACCTGGTCCTATCTGAAAAGTTCGTTTCATGCGAAAGGAGACAGAATTGGAGATTCAAGATTGTATTCACTACTCAAAACGTTGGAAAGGATGTCTTTCGTGAAAAAAGAAAATGGGGTCTACAAAATAGTAGACCCCATCTTGGAGAGAATTCTAAGGGATTAG